The Streptococcus equi subsp. equi nucleotide sequence GGTGCTTTTTTCAACAAAAAAGCACCTTGCGAAAACTTCGCAAAGTGCTCTGAAACGTTGGTATAACTGGATATTAACGTTTTGAGAACTGGCTAGCTTTACGGGCTTTTTTAAGACCTGGTTTTTTACGTTCAACCATACGTGCGTCACGTGTAAGAAGACCAGCGCGCTTTAGTGAGTCACGGAAATCTGGGTCCACTTGAAGAAGCGCACGAGCGATACCATGACGAATCGCACCTGATTGACCAGCATAACCACCACCTACAACGTTAACAAAAACGTCGTATGAGCCTTCAGTTGAAGTCACTGCAAAAGGCTGATTAATGACTAAACGTAGGTCAGCATGTGGGATGTATTCTTCAACATCTTTTTTATTAACAGTGATTTTACCAGTACCTGGAACTAAACGAACGCGTGCAACAGCGTTTTTACGACGACCAGTACCTGCATATTGTGCTTGTGCCATTATTTAATGCTCCTTTCTCTTAGATAAGTCCTGAAATATCAAGTACTTCTGGTTGTTGTGCAGCATGAGTGTGCTCACCGCCAACAAAGACCTTTAATTTCATACCTTGTGCACGTCCAAGAGTGTTGTGTGGAAGCATGCCTTTTACTGACTTTTCAATCAAACGAACGGCATTTTTAGAGCGAAGCTCACCAGCAGTGATTGATTTCAAGCCACCTGGGTACATTGAGTGAGTGTAATAAACCTTATCAGTTGCTTTTTTACCAGTTAATTTAACCTTCTCAGCATTGATAACAATAACAAAGTCACCTGTATCAGTGTGCGGTGTGAAAGTTGGCTTGTTCTTTCCGCGAAGTACGCTAGCAACTACTGCAGAAAGGCGTCCAAGTGGCACATCTGTTGCGTCAACAACGTACCATTTGCGTTCAACTTGGCCTGGTTTAGCCATGAAAGTTGTTTTGTTCATGATTTCTCCTATACGAATTCGTTTTTGTTTACATTAGTGATGGATGTTCCGGTCCATCGAAGGTATTTGGAAGGTTCCGGGGCCTTTCAAATGGGGTAAACAATACCGTCTACTATAGTATCAAACTTCTTAACTGATAGTCAAGTGGTTTAGCTCTATTTCTTTGATTATTTTTGCTTTTTCACAAGAAGAACAGGCTTGCTTTTGAGCTGGACTATTAGCCTTGACTTCCCTCCAAAAAATCCGCTCAGTTCCTGTTAGCTCCTATGCAAATAACAATACAAAGATTAGTGGTGGAATGACCAAAGCTCCTGTCAACTGCTAAAACATTTGACATCTGACTTCTGGCAAATCAAAAAGCCCTGTTCTGTTATGCTAGTTCCTTACCTGCACGCGCACCTTCATTGTCAAACAATTCATTCTAACTTTTGATTAAAAATAAAAAATGCGAACACCCATACTCTTAAGCGGCATCACAGCTAAAACAAGCTATAGTCGACAAAAAAGAATTGAAACAAGCGCTTCAATCCTTTTCTTTTTATCTTTTTTCCTTGCCGATGACAAAGACCGCTAAGGTATCTGGACCTGTATGAGCAGCAATCACCGGTCCGAGCGGCAGCATAAAGACATCACTGATACCTTCATGTGCTAATAGCTGTTCTCGTAGGTCATCTGCCCCAGTCTGATCACTAGTATAGGACACAACAACAGTTGAATCAGCAATATCTTTTGTGGCTCTGTCAGCAATTTCCTTAATGGCCTTTTTACGGCCACGAATCTTGGCAATAGGAACTAATTTTCCGCTGGCATCAATCCATAAGAGAGGCTTAATATTCACTAGGCTGCCTATAAAAGCAGAGCCTTTTGACAAGCGTCCTCCTCGCACAAGATGAAAAAGATCATCTACTAAGAAATAGGTGCGTAAGCGAGGCAAAATACCTTCTATTATCGCTTTGGTTTCTAATAGGCTTTTTCCATTATCACGCGCCTCCGAGGCTAGCATGGTCAAATAGCCCTCTCCTCCTGCTGCAGCCAAGCTATCAACAATCTCAATTACAGCGTCCGGATAGTCCTCCAAAACCAGCTCACGTGCCATGACAGCACTTTGATAGGTACCTGATAGGACTGAAGAAAAGGCGATATATAAAAGAGCTTGGTTATCAGCTGCGTAATGTCGAAAAATCTCTTCAAACTGACCAACATTTATCTGGCTTGTTTTGGGCTGGCTCCCACTTTTCATCATAGCTAGCAAAGCATCACTCGTTAATCTATCTGGACCAACCGTCTTGTAAACCTTGCCATCACATTCAACAGTTAGGCCTACTATATCGATGTTATGCTCCTTTGCCCAAAAAGAATCTAAATCCGCTGTTGAATCTGTCATCAATACAAATGTCATCTGAACTCCCAAGTAACGTCATTATCGTTTAATAATCAAATGATTTTCTCATAGTATAACAAAAAAATATCAGCTAAGAAAGCAATAAGAACCAGCTGCCTCAGAAATGATCACCGTTAGATCGTATGAGCTGCTCTAGCAGCCTGGAGAATCATACCTAGAAAAGCTAGCAAGATAAGCTTATTAATCATCTAATCGATTCATAAAGTCCTTGAGCTGATTAAGCTGCCCTTGATCAAAGGGACCCAGTCTAGGCTTTTTAAGATCAATATCCTGTGACAGCTTATCTAAATCCGACTTAACAGCATTAACACGCTGCTCAAGCTCTTTAGCAGTGACACGCAAGGCGCCTTGGGAAAAGATCGTCCACTGTTCATTCAGATCACTAGTAGCCACCTCTACCATGGTTAGAGCGGTGTTTAGCTCAGCAGCAGTCCGCTCAATATAGCTATCAGCTGTTTCTTCCTCTTCGGTAAAAATAACAGAAATCCTATATTGGTCATAACGCTGTCTAAGTCCTGGAACATACTGAGCATCAAATACGCAAATAATGTCACTATCATCAAAATGCGCATAGTTGTTCAGCTTATTTAGCAAGATCCTTCTAGCTTGATCCAATTGGTTTGTCTTAAAAAACTGACGAGTTGATTCCCAAAAGGCAATCATGTTATAGCCATCAACCAGCAATAGTCTTTTTTTCATCTATAATTTATTTCTAAATACTTCATACATCAAAATAGCAGCTGCAACGCTAGCATTTAAGCTCTGAACATGACCCATCATAGGAATGGTAATCATTTCATCTACCTGTTTTTGATGTTAGCTGAAATGCCCTTACCCTCATTGCCAATAATCAAAGCCAGCTTGCCTGAGGTATTCCACTTGTATGATGGTGTACCAGTTACATCTGTCCCGAAGACCCAAAAGCCATTTGCTTTTAGCTGATCCAATGCTTGGCTAAGATTTGTCACGCGAGCAATTGGAACATGCTCAACAGCTCCTGTTGAGGTCTTAGCAACCACTGGTGTCACACCAACAGCACGATGCTTAGGGATAATCACACCACAAACACCTGTTGCGTCGGCTGTTCTTAAAATAGACCCAAAATTATGAGGATCTGTCAGCCCATCTAGGATGAGCAGCAAGGGATTATCCTCCTGCTGTGCCAGCTCTAGCAGCTCATCTAGCTCAGTATAAGCAAAGGCTGACACTCGAAGCGCAAAGCCCTGATGAACAGCTCCTGCTGTCATTTCGGTCAAAGCTTTCTTTTTTGTCCAAGAGATAGACACCTTCTTACTAGTGGCTAAATCCTTGATGTGATCAACATGCTTACCACACAGATCCTCTTGAATGTAAAGCT carries:
- a CDS encoding hypothetical cytosolic protein — its product is MKKRLLLVDGYNMIAFWESTRQFFKTNQLDQARRILLNKLNNYAHFDDSDIICVFDAQYVPGLRQRYDQYRISVIFTEEEETADSYIERTAAELNTALTMVEVATSDLNEQWTIFSQGALRVTAKELEQRVNAVKSDLDKLSQDIDLKKPRLGPFDQGQLNQLKDFMNRLDD
- the rplM gene encoding 50S ribosomal protein L13; the protein is MNKTTFMAKPGQVERKWYVVDATDVPLGRLSAVVASVLRGKNKPTFTPHTDTGDFVIVINAEKVKLTGKKATDKVYYTHSMYPGGLKSITAGELRSKNAVRLIEKSVKGMLPHNTLGRAQGMKLKVFVGGEHTHAAQQPEVLDISGLI
- the rpsI gene encoding SSU ribosomal protein S9p (S16e); amino-acid sequence: MAQAQYAGTGRRKNAVARVRLVPGTGKITVNKKDVEEYIPHADLRLVINQPFAVTSTEGSYDVFVNVVGGGYAGQSGAIRHGIARALLQVDPDFRDSLKRAGLLTRDARMVERKKPGLKKARKASQFSKR
- a CDS encoding DegV family protein — encoded protein: MTFVLMTDSTADLDSFWAKEHNIDIVGLTVECDGKVYKTVGPDRLTSDALLAMMKSGSQPKTSQINVGQFEEIFRHYAADNQALLYIAFSSVLSGTYQSAVMARELVLEDYPDAVIEIVDSLAAAGGEGYLTMLASEARDNGKSLLETKAIIEGILPRLRTYFLVDDLFHLVRGGRLSKGSAFIGSLVNIKPLLWIDASGKLVPIAKIRGRKKAIKEIADRATKDIADSTVVVSYTSDQTGADDLREQLLAHEGISDVFMLPLGPVIAAHTGPDTLAVFVIGKEKR
- a CDS encoding SpoU rRNA methylase family protein, with the translated sequence MITIPMMGHVQSLNASVAAAILMYEVFRNKL
- a CDS encoding SpoU rRNA methylase family protein; this translates as MKAKEINETKDIVYGVHAVTESLLANTGNKLYIQEDLCGKHVDHIKDLATSKKVSISWTKKKALTEMTAGAVHQGFALRVSAFAYTELDELLELAQQEDNPLLLILDGLTDPHNFGSILRTADATGVCGVIIPKHRAVGVTPVVAKTSTGAVEHVPIARVTNLSQALDQLKANGFWVFGTDVTGTPSYKWNTSGKLALIIGNEGKGISANIKNR